From the genome of Candidatus Nitrosocosmicus oleophilus, one region includes:
- a CDS encoding MBL fold metallo-hydrolase RNA specificity domain-containing protein, with protein MQYQITSDTKHQIILTSNKKKIYLDPRQILDENYVFISHAHIDHMLNKTAIKKYNLRNRIICSPETVAIASLRGYVFEKEICSQHDLTLVDTGHILGSRGLLVANEIFYTGDLSMRDRAFLRKTTIPKADILIIETTFGKPEYIFPPIEHVIHSVNSLISEMYGRGIPVILMGYSLGKAQVLTSLFGAWKPLIIHDEIFKFNQMYKQFGVSLEDSTPLSDAIELGLLDKGPWIMMYPLTNGKHPKISHYREKYGAVTIGFSGWAINRNYRNMMNLDYVIPFSDHCDHSELLEVVRQCNPRKIYTFHGFQEEFANHLVKLGYDAESIKRESRTFNKEPKQPPKTKSLDIYL; from the coding sequence GTGCAATACCAAATCACCTCGGATACAAAGCATCAAATAATACTTACAAGCAATAAGAAAAAAATTTATTTAGATCCGAGGCAAATATTAGATGAAAATTATGTTTTCATTTCGCATGCACATATCGATCACATGCTAAATAAGACTGCCATCAAGAAATACAATTTAAGAAATAGGATTATATGTTCGCCTGAGACGGTTGCGATTGCGAGCCTCCGTGGTTACGTCTTTGAAAAAGAAATATGCTCTCAGCACGACTTGACATTAGTAGATACAGGACATATACTAGGCTCAAGAGGGCTTTTAGTTGCAAACGAGATTTTCTATACTGGCGATTTATCTATGAGGGACAGAGCATTTCTTAGAAAGACAACCATTCCAAAAGCCGATATCCTGATTATCGAAACAACCTTTGGAAAGCCAGAATATATTTTCCCTCCAATAGAACATGTTATCCATTCTGTAAATTCTTTAATTTCAGAAATGTACGGCAGAGGGATTCCAGTCATCTTAATGGGATATTCGTTGGGGAAGGCGCAGGTTCTCACCTCATTATTTGGCGCTTGGAAACCGCTTATAATTCATGATGAAATATTTAAGTTCAATCAAATGTACAAGCAATTTGGAGTTTCTTTAGAAGATTCTACACCATTGTCTGATGCAATAGAATTGGGTTTATTAGATAAAGGACCATGGATAATGATGTATCCTTTAACAAATGGCAAGCATCCCAAAATATCCCATTACAGGGAAAAGTATGGCGCAGTTACTATAGGCTTCAGCGGATGGGCAATAAATAGAAATTACAGAAACATGATGAACTTAGATTATGTGATCCCTTTTAGCGATCATTGTGATCATAGCGAGTTACTGGAAGTCGTAAGACAATGCAATCCCCGCAAGATATACACATTCCATGGATTTCAAGAAGAGTTTGCTAATCATCTAGTCAAATTGGGATATGATGCAGAATCTATAAAGAGGGAAAGTAGGACA
- a CDS encoding alkaline phosphatase family protein has protein sequence MNQSKIIYVLLDGIGDLPHPDLNYLTPLEAAYTPYLDRIARMGVSGQVVSVGDGIAPQSDIAVFNMLGYNFREIEYFGRGVVECIGCGIDFREGDLALRGNFATIDTTNKKILDRRAGRIVTEADSAEICNLIRNNVMIDGVEFSIEPTIGHRVVLRFRKVGTTLGEKVTNTDPAYDKKNGIGIALDTSGGELYVSRSKAEDANSRLSATIINQFSDQVIELLDNCSTNLDRKEKNLLPINCILLRDAGNRYPHLQSINDKYSLNFASLVDMPVEIGISQILGMRSYNAGSPNEYELKANELLKIIRNHDVVYVHIKGPDEFGHDGNAKGKKRNIDEIDKRFFKKISEGISTIAGTEIYFIISGDHSTPCIKKAHTDDPIPIIISGQGIVKDSTTRFTESNSKRGSLGKIYGYQVLDTAVKQLERRKS, from the coding sequence TTGAATCAATCCAAAATTATTTATGTCTTGCTTGATGGGATAGGCGACCTTCCACACCCAGATTTAAATTACTTGACCCCGTTGGAAGCGGCGTATACTCCTTATCTCGATAGGATTGCTAGAATGGGAGTTTCGGGGCAAGTCGTGAGCGTTGGAGATGGGATAGCTCCCCAGTCTGATATTGCAGTTTTTAATATGTTAGGATACAACTTTAGAGAAATCGAGTATTTCGGAAGGGGGGTCGTAGAATGCATAGGTTGCGGGATTGATTTTAGAGAGGGAGATCTAGCATTAAGAGGCAATTTCGCAACCATCGACACAACTAATAAGAAAATTCTAGACAGACGCGCCGGTCGAATTGTGACAGAGGCAGACTCTGCTGAAATTTGCAATCTCATCAGAAATAATGTAATGATAGATGGGGTCGAGTTCTCGATAGAACCAACTATCGGGCATCGAGTTGTATTACGTTTCAGGAAGGTAGGTACGACATTAGGTGAGAAAGTTACAAATACTGATCCTGCATATGATAAGAAAAATGGAATTGGTATTGCATTGGATACTTCCGGAGGGGAATTGTATGTTTCAAGATCAAAAGCAGAGGATGCAAATTCTCGACTATCGGCCACTATCATAAATCAGTTTTCTGATCAAGTAATAGAATTACTAGATAATTGTTCGACAAATTTAGATAGGAAGGAAAAGAATTTGTTGCCAATAAATTGTATATTATTGAGAGATGCTGGGAATCGGTATCCTCACTTACAGAGTATTAATGATAAATATAGTCTAAATTTCGCTTCTCTTGTGGATATGCCTGTGGAAATCGGAATTTCCCAAATTCTGGGAATGAGGTCATACAATGCTGGTTCGCCAAATGAATATGAATTGAAGGCTAATGAATTGCTTAAGATTATTAGAAACCATGATGTAGTCTATGTCCATATTAAGGGTCCTGATGAATTTGGACATGATGGAAATGCCAAGGGTAAGAAAAGAAACATAGATGAAATTGATAAACGTTTTTTTAAAAAAATTTCAGAAGGAATTAGCACAATCGCAGGGACAGAAATCTATTTCATTATTTCGGGAGATCACTCGACACCATGCATAAAAAAAGCCCATACTGACGATCCCATACCTATAATCATTTCTGGTCAAGGTATTGTGAAAGATTCTACAACTAGATTTACAGAATCAAATTCAAAAAGGGGATCATTAGGTAAAATTTACGGTTACCAAGTATTAGATACTGCCGTCAAGCAACTAGAACGCCGCAAAAGCTAA
- the prf1 gene encoding peptide chain release factor aRF-1, whose protein sequence is MPQSSSDDKWDSVKKYKLTKMLNDLSKISGHGTELVTVYIPPKRPIYDVLAQLRNEAGTASNIKSDLTRNHVQDALNKTMEQLKLYKEPPENGLVIFCGAIPTGKGLGTEKIEIFTVVPPKPVQINLYRCDDHFWIDHIKEMLKDDRTIAIISIDTQEAGLGILTGDRWETIETLTSGVSGKHRQGGQSARRFERLRDNELNEYYHRVANYAQKIFIDQYTVKGLIVGGPGPTKETFVREEYLDYRLQNNIVATLDTSYSGDEGVREIIDKVNDQGIMSEFRSMEEKKIVKKFMGEVFSGKGLGIYGLTDVVNHLKAGITDSIIATDSIDLIYLEVICNKCDFRYEKIVERDQLVETKQNIISSPCSKCGGQDYTINEKDFIDYLEEYASLAGTKLDIISSKTEEGAQIQSLGKIGALLRFKPTV, encoded by the coding sequence GTGCCTCAGTCAAGTAGCGACGATAAATGGGATTCGGTAAAAAAATATAAATTAACTAAAATGTTGAATGACCTGTCTAAAATATCTGGTCACGGTACTGAACTAGTTACTGTATATATTCCCCCAAAAAGGCCAATCTATGATGTTCTAGCGCAACTAAGAAATGAAGCTGGTACTGCGTCAAACATAAAATCAGATTTAACCAGAAACCATGTTCAGGATGCCCTCAACAAGACGATGGAGCAACTAAAATTATATAAGGAACCTCCTGAAAACGGACTAGTCATTTTTTGCGGTGCTATTCCCACTGGAAAAGGATTGGGAACCGAAAAAATAGAAATATTCACCGTTGTCCCTCCAAAACCAGTACAGATAAACCTGTATAGATGCGATGATCATTTTTGGATAGATCATATCAAAGAAATGCTAAAAGATGATCGTACTATTGCCATTATTTCCATAGACACTCAAGAGGCAGGATTAGGAATTTTGACAGGTGATAGATGGGAAACAATTGAGACCTTGACATCTGGAGTTTCAGGTAAACACAGACAGGGTGGACAATCTGCTAGAAGGTTTGAACGCCTCAGAGATAATGAGCTTAATGAATATTATCATCGTGTTGCTAATTATGCTCAAAAAATCTTTATTGATCAATATACAGTCAAGGGTCTCATAGTAGGGGGCCCAGGACCTACAAAAGAGACTTTTGTTAGAGAGGAATATCTTGACTATAGGCTCCAAAATAATATCGTTGCTACCCTTGATACCTCTTATTCTGGCGACGAAGGGGTAAGGGAAATCATAGACAAGGTAAATGATCAAGGAATAATGTCTGAATTCCGATCCATGGAGGAGAAGAAAATAGTGAAAAAATTCATGGGGGAAGTTTTTTCTGGGAAGGGCTTAGGAATATATGGCTTGACTGATGTTGTAAACCACCTAAAGGCTGGAATAACCGATTCTATAATCGCTACCGATAGCATTGATTTGATATACCTTGAAGTAATTTGCAATAAATGTGATTTCAGATATGAAAAAATAGTTGAAAGAGACCAGCTTGTTGAGACAAAACAAAATATAATTTCTAGCCCTTGTTCTAAATGTGGTGGACAGGACTACACAATTAATGAAAAGGATTTCATAGACTATTTGGAGGAATATGCTTCACTAGCTGGGACAAAACTTGACATAATTTCTTCAAAGACCGAAGAAGGGGCCCAGATTCAAAGCCTTGGAAAAATTGGAGCACTATTGAGATTCAAACCTACCGTATGA
- a CDS encoding galactose-1-phosphate uridylyltransferase, producing the protein MSELRKDYYVQDKFVLIPNNIDHINKKPEMVYNKKQSDPITTIETCPYCPGSTGDCDNLVLSFVVKEGILQRLYDTTDDENENWSIRVFECTNPIVTAHSNQQYSDRPFYREPACGYDLIVVPTPKHNIALSELSIDEWTNLLLVLQDRVRWLYSQRGVTYVAIYASRGTNGGSKIKHPHFHITTFSSIPPIIEKEAKTFHQSMNESGSCPACNMIESEINGPRQLFSTNGFITLVPWAPTYNYEFWICPRKHSTFFSKASQKEINDLALVICSSLRGMDKILGKTDFSMAFHISPEKKNSRQLHWHIEVYPLISSWSGLERGFGIYVNTPNPEDSAKILGEASRKELANLIGVH; encoded by the coding sequence TTGTCAGAATTAAGAAAGGATTATTACGTTCAAGATAAGTTTGTCTTAATACCTAATAATATTGATCACATAAACAAAAAACCTGAAATGGTTTACAATAAAAAGCAATCTGATCCTATCACTACCATTGAAACATGCCCATATTGCCCTGGATCTACTGGGGATTGCGACAATCTTGTATTATCTTTTGTAGTCAAGGAAGGGATATTACAGAGATTATATGATACAACTGATGATGAGAATGAGAATTGGTCAATCCGAGTTTTTGAATGCACAAATCCCATAGTGACTGCGCACTCAAATCAACAATATTCGGACAGACCATTTTATAGGGAACCAGCATGTGGATATGACCTCATAGTTGTTCCAACACCAAAACACAATATTGCTCTTTCAGAATTGTCTATAGATGAGTGGACCAATTTGTTATTGGTACTCCAGGATAGGGTGAGATGGTTATACAGCCAACGAGGTGTGACATATGTTGCCATATATGCCAGCCGTGGGACAAATGGCGGCAGTAAAATAAAACACCCTCATTTCCATATCACAACATTTTCGTCAATCCCTCCGATTATTGAAAAAGAAGCTAAAACTTTTCACCAATCCATGAATGAAAGTGGAAGTTGTCCTGCATGTAATATGATAGAGTCTGAAATTAACGGCCCAAGACAATTATTCTCTACCAATGGTTTCATAACCTTAGTTCCTTGGGCGCCAACCTATAATTACGAATTTTGGATTTGTCCGCGAAAACATTCTACCTTTTTTTCAAAGGCAAGTCAAAAGGAGATAAATGACCTAGCCTTAGTAATTTGTTCATCTTTGCGAGGGATGGATAAAATACTGGGCAAAACTGATTTCAGCATGGCTTTTCATATTTCACCTGAGAAAAAAAATAGTCGACAATTACACTGGCACATAGAAGTGTATCCCTTAATTTCATCATGGTCTGGATTGGAAAGAGGATTTGGAATATACGTTAATACACCGAATCCTGAGGATTCAGCCAAAATATTGGGAGAAGCTTCAAGAAAGGAATTGGCAAATTTGATTGGAGTACATTAA